Proteins found in one Candidatus Binataceae bacterium genomic segment:
- a CDS encoding glycosyltransferase family 87 protein: MTQFDSDRARRLSWLAIAVYLAVLAIIAVLRTQADFNTYYRAGGRVLSGLAIYPPTDSDRFLYAPIFAIGFAPLAALPLKAAQLAFFLLNAFAFIELIIGAGVMLFGRDRQLSAALIVIPVLLCFRFIGNNIEHGQINLLTLPLLVWAIVGAEESHRWRAGLMLAAAILIKPFAVLAAAYLFVRGRFGTLACAAVWGIALLLAPIVVFGAHGWHEQTLAYVQAVSSMTGRYRTMLTNQSAVSAIARLMEPVSTADASSPLPLALGMGVEIALAVVTLGWAWRSGGKDRIALAALFCVIPGFAPISWKSYFASLLVPYMLMTAAIIDAREGRREAPPRAMTILLAISVLLNLAPGSRLNHVALFFSAHLLSALVAMAALFVLWRHDELVASSL; the protein is encoded by the coding sequence CAGTACTCGCTATCATCGCAGTCCTTCGCACGCAGGCCGATTTCAATACTTACTATCGCGCCGGCGGCCGCGTTTTGAGCGGACTGGCGATCTATCCGCCGACCGATTCCGATCGCTTTCTCTACGCGCCGATTTTCGCGATCGGATTCGCACCGCTCGCGGCGCTGCCGCTCAAGGCCGCGCAGCTCGCATTTTTTTTGCTCAACGCATTCGCTTTCATCGAATTGATTATTGGCGCGGGCGTGATGCTGTTCGGCAGAGATCGCCAACTCAGCGCGGCGCTGATCGTGATTCCGGTCCTGCTCTGCTTCAGGTTTATCGGCAACAATATCGAGCACGGACAAATCAACCTGCTGACGCTGCCGCTGCTGGTGTGGGCAATCGTCGGCGCTGAAGAATCGCATAGGTGGCGAGCCGGGCTGATGCTCGCGGCGGCGATTTTGATCAAGCCGTTCGCAGTGCTGGCCGCGGCGTATCTTTTCGTGCGCGGCAGGTTCGGCACACTCGCGTGCGCGGCAGTATGGGGAATCGCGCTGCTGCTCGCGCCAATCGTCGTCTTCGGCGCGCACGGATGGCACGAGCAGACACTTGCATACGTGCAGGCGGTGTCGTCGATGACGGGACGGTATCGCACGATGCTCACGAATCAATCGGCGGTGTCTGCGATCGCGCGCCTGATGGAACCGGTCAGCACGGCGGACGCGAGTTCGCCGCTGCCGCTCGCGCTGGGGATGGGAGTCGAGATTGCGCTCGCCGTAGTGACGCTCGGATGGGCCTGGCGCAGCGGCGGCAAAGATCGAATCGCGCTCGCCGCGCTGTTCTGCGTGATTCCCGGCTTCGCGCCGATCTCGTGGAAGAGTTACTTCGCGTCGCTGCTCGTGCCGTACATGCTGATGACGGCGGCGATCATCGACGCGCGCGAAGGGAGGCGCGAAGCGCCGCCGCGCGCGATGACGATCCTGTTGGCGATCTCAGTGCTGTTGAACCTGGCGCCCGGCAGTCGGCTGAATCACGTGGCGCTGTTCTTCTCGGCGCATCTGCTCTCGGCGCTGGTGGCGATGGCGGCGCTATTCGTGCTCTGGCGTCACGACGAACTCGTTGCGAGTTCGCTATGA